The Clostridia bacterium sequence CTACCCGGTATATTAACATAATATAGAGCAGAATGTATTATTTTAAACAATAAAGAAAGGTGTGAAAGGTATGGCTAATGGATTTGCCGGAGGATTTACAGGTGGAAATTTCGCAGCGCTTCTTGCAAACTATATAGGAGAAACCGTAACGGTATTTACATCAAGCGGCGGACAGTCGGGTGCGGGTTTTACCGGTGTAATACTGGCTGTCAATGAAGCATATGTACGTCTTATTACCAGAATAGGACCACCACCGGGATGCTCACTCGGAAACGCTTGTACAGGGTTTAACGTTGATGCGGAGGCTTATTGGGGTGGATCGTGTGGAGGATCATGCGGAGGGATGAATGGACCTATACTGCCGGCAAGCGAGGTCGGAGCAATAACGGCTGGCGGTTGGGATGGTTATCCTGTAGCAACAGTAGGCTCTGTAACAGATATACCGATTGCTGCGATTGTATCCTTTGTGCATAATGCCGTATAGTGTATAGAGCCGGACAGTCAGGCTGCTTCTAACGTGTGCAGAAGCTTGGCTGTCTGTTTTGGCATAAGACACCGGTCTTATTATTAACAAGTGAAGGGGACACAGATATTGGTATATGGTGTAACACAACCATTGCAGTATACATAATATAAAGTAACAAAGCCTAATATGATATCGGTAAAGAAAGGGTGAAAATATATGTCAGATGGATTTGGTGGCGGAAGCTTTGCAGCTCTCCTGTCTAACCACATTGGAGAAACTGTTACAATTTTTACAAGCAGTGGTGGACAGTCAGGTTCAGGGTTTACAGGTGTAGTTTTGTCTGTCAATGAATGCTTTGTACGCCTGATAACCAGGATTGGGCCTCCCCCGGGATGCTCTCTGGGCAATGCGTGTACAGGTTTTAATGTAGGCTATGGCTATGGATATGGAGGAGCAGGCACTGGCGGCAGTAATGTAGGTTATGGACCAGGCCCCGTACTTCCTGCAGGTATAAATGGTGCGGTTACAGCTGGTGGCTGGAATGGATATCCTGTATATACAGTTGGCTCAGTGACAGACATACCTATTGCATCAATTGTTTCCTTTGTTCATAATGCAGTTTAGGCAATCAGCCTTAATTTAACGGGTGCACAGAGTAGCAGAAGGAAGGAAAACTGCTCTCCGGCTTGAGAATAGCGTAAAAAATCTGATTGATAGAACAAAAGAACCGGGTATCAAACTACCCGGTTTTTTGTTTATCAGTTTATGTTTTCATTTTCATCCTTAATATCATACAAATTGTATGTAATACATTTTGAAGCTCTTCTGGTTTTAGAGGTCTTTGCAGCTTTTACTTCTTTAGTATCTTTTTTTGTACCTCTTGCAGTTTTGGCGGAGGTTCCGCCGGATTCGGTCTTGTTTGTGCAGTTTTTGTTAGTACAGTGGTTATTAATTACTATTGACCCACAAGTACAGAATTGTGCCAAAAAAATCACTCCTTAATATGTATAGTGCGCTATAATAAGCAGACAGAATTTTAGTATGCAGGATAATACCTTAAGAACGATCATTTTCTTATATTCGCCTGAAGATCAATAATGTACCTTATAGTCTTGCTTATCCTACCACCTGTAGCTGCTTGAGAATATTGCACTATATATAAGTATATCACATTACAGGCATTTTTAATATTATACCCCAAAAAATATATTTTAGTCATACTGAATATGACTGTGTCCTGTAAATTTTCTCCATAGGCCACTGTGCCCCGGACTTATTGACTTTGCCATACACACATGATATCATAATTAATAATATTTGCCGCTTTAAATGTTTATACATGCCGGAGTGGCGGAACTGGCAGACGCACAGGACTTAAAATCCTGCGATCTTTACCGATCGTACCGGTTCGATTCCGGTCTCCGGCACCAGTAGAGAGCTGTGACTTTAGTATGGCACAGCTCTTTTTTTAGAATAAATTTTGTTTTACATGCCGAATTTTATAATATATAATCTAATTGCAACCATGCCTTTTATTACTTAACATAGGGGAAAGGTTAATGTTTAAAAAAAAGATTTTGATAATAGATGATACGGAGCTTATGATTAAGCTTATAACCGATATACTTGAGGGAGCAGGGTATGAGGTGGTTTCTGCATCTAACGGAATTGAAGGGATACAAAAAGTTAGAGAAGAGAAACCCGATCTTGTCATTCTTGATGTTATCATGCCCGGTATGGATGGTTTTGAAACCTGTAAGATTCTAAGAGATGATGAAAGTAATAATCTTATGCCTATTATCATGTTAACAGCTCAGGATGCAGAGGATGATAAGTTAACAGGTCTTGAACTGGGAGCAGATGACTATATAATAAAACCCTTTAATCCTAGGGAGCTGATAAGCAGGGTAAACAATACACTGAAAAGGATTGACAGAAACAGGTGGGCAAACCCGCTTACAGGCTTGCAGGGAAATATTGAGATCCAAACGGAGCTTAATCAAAGAATAGCTAAAAAGGAGCCCTTTTCTGTAATATATGCAGATTTGGACAGTTTTAAAGCATATAACGATGTGTACGGGTTTGCCAGTGGTGATAGAGCTATAAAGCTTACAGCCGATATTATAACTGACAATGTGCATCTGTATGGAACTCCCAGAGATTTTATCGGACATATAGGCGGGGACGACTTTGTAATAATTTCTGTTCCGGATAGCGCCGATACAATATGTGAAGGCATAATCAAGGATTTCGACAATAAAATAATTGGATTATATTCGACCGAAGACAGAGAAAACGGGTATATTATAACTGCAAACAGACAAGGGCAGGTAATTAAATATCCAATAATGTCTATTTCTATAGCTGTTGTATCAAATGTGAATAGAAATATAATAAGTCACATACAGGTAGCGGAAATAGCCGCAGAGGTCAAGAAAAAGGCAAAAACCATATCAGGAAGTGTGTATATTAAGGATAAGAGAAAACAGTAGAAGGTGGAGAGTATATTGCTAAAGGACTATACAAGAGGGGCATTAAAAGTATTAAGTGATTATTCTATATCAATGCTGTTTTTTGCCGTATTCTTCCTTATATTTTATAAATATTTATTCGTTTATTCACTGGTTATTTTTTTTCTAATGGTTTCATTTTTGTATTCAGGTATGAGGAAGCTGGCATTGAAGGAAAGGAAACCACAGTACAAAATAAACCATTTCCCGATAAAGGGTATAATTTACGGAGTCTTGGGTTTCTTACCCGTTATCATAGCAACACTTGTTATCCCCATTATTCCGTTACAGTTAGAAGCATTTGATATGCAAAGATTAAAGCATGTAGCTGTTAATACTTTATTGAGTCCTTTATACTGGGTAATTAAACTTGGTAATGAAAAGTCTTATGTTTATTTACTTTCATACCTGGTAGTACCCGTTATTTCATTGTTTGGATACTTAGCAGGCTACTATGGTTTTGAGCTCCGTAAATTTTTAGGCGGAGGTATAAGAGATAGTAGAGAGGGTAGTTAGGGATAAGGCAAATGTTGATATTCAAATAAGAGCATACGCGGTATTACTGCCATTAATGCTAGTGGTATGTAGTGCCGCTTTTTATTAATGTATGTTTAGTTCATATAAATCAAAATGAACTGTATTCGGAAGTGGAGGGAAAAGTTTGGAAAAGGCAAAATTGATTTTTGAGAACTATAATCATATTATTGAAAAGGGATATGATAAAATATTATCGGGTTTTAAAGGCGACGATATACTGAAGCTTGGGGAGGAAAAAATCAACAGTCTTTTGAAAGGCGATATAAAGGAGTGGGAACATACTCCCATACCGTCGCTGGATGGTTTAAGCCCTAAAGAGTTTTTTTATAGCCTGAATGATCTTGCCCACACTATGGAGATTTTTAGAATGGGTGCGGAGATTTGTGATAAAGATCTCCCTGAAGTATTTCTTGACAGGCTGGAATACTTTGGAGAAAGTGTCGTTGAAGAGCTTTTAAAGTTATCAGTTGATACAGTACTTATAAACAGCAGTGAAAATTACTTTATACCAATACTTTCTATAAGAACACTCGGAAGATTAAAGAAAGAAAGTGCCATTGAGCCGCTTTTAGATATGGCATACAAGCTAAATGAGGAAAATGAAAACCTGGTAGAGGAGATAAATGATGCTCTTGTTGCTATTGGAAAGCCGGTGATAAATCACATAATAGACAGGATCATGGATCAGAAAAGAATAGGATATATAGATGAATATGTTTTGAATGCTCTTGTAAGGGTGGGTAAAGACAATAAAAGCGATGAGATTTTCAGGTGTCTCAAGGAAGCATTTGCAAAGATGGATGACAGGATTTTGGGAGCCTTGTGCCTGAGCGATTATGGCGATGGAAGAGCTATACCTGCGCTCAGAGGCTTTTTAGAAAAAAACAGGGCATCAGTTGATAGACAGACATATCTTGAAATAGCAGCAGCGATAAAGAGGTTAGGCGGAAATATTGATGATCTGATTTGAAAGTACAGCCGGTCAGCTGGCTGTACTTTTTTATTTTTCAATCCTGCATATGTCCAACCTATACTTGAATATCCTTATAATGGATATTTAGGAGGGGTTGATACTGTATGATAGTTTTGCTCAGAAAGAATAATGTGGCTTTGATAGTACTCATTTTCCTGCTCTCTATAGCAGTTTACAGTCTGAATCTAAAAAGTGATACGATTTCCGCAACAAATGGTCCAGAAGGACAGAGATTCATTATACTTGATCCTGGCCATGGGGGAGAAGACCCTGGGGCTGTAAGTGAATACAGCGGAATAAAAGAAAAGGATATTAACCTGAGTATAGCGTTTAAGGTAAAGGAACTACTTGAAAAGGAAAATTATAAAATACTTTTGACAAGAAGTGAAGATAGACTGGAATATCAGGGTACTACAAGCGAGACTCAGATGAGAAAACAGGATCTAAACAGAAGGAAAAAGCTGATGGATGAAGCCGGGGCAAATTTGGTTGTAAGTATACATCTCAACAAATTCCCACAGACACAATACTGGGGAGCTCAGGTTTTCTATCCACATAATTCACCAGAAAGTCAAAAGCTTGCAAACTACCTGCAAGCGTCGATAAAGGAAATAGCCGATCCAAATAACAAGCGGGTTGCCTTGGTAAAAGGAAAAGCTAATGAACTGCCCATAATAATATTAAGAGATTTAAAAACAACCACAGCAATAGTAGAATGTGGATTTTTGTCTAATCCTGAGGAGGAAAAGAAGCTTGCAACGAAGGAATATCAGGATAAGCTTGCTGAATCTATTGCTGACGGGATAAAAAAGTATTTTGAAAAGAAATGACACAGGCTATCTAAATGCTGAAAATCTTCTGAATATATAATACCTATCTTAGGATGTCTATTTACTTGTAAAATTTACTTGGTGAATTCACCTGGTGCTTTAGTTTATAATGTATAAACATTATGTAAACTAAAGGAGGGTGAAAAATGCATACGGGAAAGAGGTTTACGGCAGTTATTATAGCTTTGGTTGTAACTATATCACTCATGGGTACATCTTATGCAGAAACATCAAGTATTACAAATATCATGATAAACAACCAGCCTTTGTCAAGCAAGACGGCAAATGTATACCAGAATGGAGCACTACTGGTACCGGCAAAAGAGTATATGAATTCGCTTGGCGGTACATTCAGCTATGACAGTTCAACAATGACGGGTATTCTAAGACAAGGAGAAAATGAGATTGCATTCAGATTGGACAATAGTATTGCCAGGCTTAACGGTAAATACATACAGGCACCTGCACCATTGAAAATAGTGGAAAACAGGTTTATGATTCCTGCACAGTTTGCCTCAGAAAAACTTGGGGCAGAGTCGTATATGAAGGTTTCAAAAAATATACTGCTTGTATTCCAGCCTGTAGATGGGAAGATAGTGTACCAGGTAATGGCGGGAGATTCCTTGTGGGTCATATCTCAATTGTTTGGAACATCTATCAATGCAATAAAGCAGCTGAACAATCTGACAAGTGACAGCATTTTTATCGGTCAGAAGCTTATAATAAAAAATTGTACTCCTTTCAGCAGTATTTTGGAGGCTAAGACTGTAAAAACTGCTACATTGCGGAGCGGGGCAGGGTTTGAGTTTACAGCATTAAGCTATTTGCAGGCAGAAACGGCAATAAACGTAATTGGGAAAAGTGGAGAATGGTATAAGGTAGTAACGCCTAAGGGAAATGGTTATTTGTATCATACTACCCTTTCTGTCATTCAGGATTTAGCTGATAACACTGCAAATAGTACTTATTTCAGCAGGGAAATACAAACAGATACTTCTAAGAATTTTGTGACATATTCACAGTATTCCGTCCAAAAAGGTGACAACCTATGGAGTATTGCTGAAAAAGTCGGAGTACCGGTTAATGAGCTGGCAGCTGCTAATAATATGACCTCATCATCTGTTATTTATTTAGGACAGGAACTCATGATTCCGGTGTATAACATAGCTGTAAAAAGCACTCCGGAACCTCAATACGGAGAAATTCTCGATTGGTTTAAAGAAGCCCAGTATTTATTTTCTGTGGGCAAGACCGGTAAATTTATAGATGTTGAAACAGGAAAGAGCTTTATGGCGCGGAGGACTATGGGAGCAAGCCATTCTGATACTGAGACTGTCAGTGCTCTTGATACTGATATTATGAAAGAAATATTCGGAGGAAGCTGGAATTGGAATAGAAGATCATTCATTCTAGAAATTGAGGGCCGCAAATTTGCAGTATCTGTAGCAGGAATGCCTCATGCAGGTGTAGATGGGGTACCATATCTGCAAAATGTGAGTGGCAGAAGCGATAACTGGGGTTATGGACCTAATTATGACAGGATATCAGGCAATGGTATGAATGGACATTTTGATGTCTACTTCCTTAATGGTTTGAGGCATAAGGATAATAATTTAGACCCTGTCCATCAGTTAAAGGTATTGATAGCAGGAGGATTGCAATAAACCGGTGGTATATCAACAGGTGACAATCACTTACATAGATAAATTATGTAAGTGATTGTCACCTGTCATACTTAGATTCCCATTTCTTCCTTCTGCTGCGAAAGGTTTTCCCACAGTTCATACAAGCTTTCTAATTTGTTGTTAAGGCTTTCCTGCTCTTCATGCAGTCCGGTCAATAGTACGTGATTGCTGCAAGCCTCTTCAGATACCATTTCCATATCTATTTGAGAAAGTCTGAGCTCGATTCGGGTTATTTCCTGTTCTGTCTCGTCTAACTGCTTCAGCAGCTTACGCTGCCTGGCCTTTTCTTCCTTACTTGCAAGCCGTTCAAGCTTTGATGAGGATAATTTTACTTCCTCCCGTATGTCTTCGGAAGTATGTTTGTTTTTACTTCTATACTCAAGGTATTGTGAATACTCACCCTGAAAGTCATTAATTGAAGTATTGCTGATTTCTATTATTCTGGTCGAGAGCTTAT is a genomic window containing:
- a CDS encoding LysM peptidoglycan-binding domain-containing protein, with protein sequence MHTGKRFTAVIIALVVTISLMGTSYAETSSITNIMINNQPLSSKTANVYQNGALLVPAKEYMNSLGGTFSYDSSTMTGILRQGENEIAFRLDNSIARLNGKYIQAPAPLKIVENRFMIPAQFASEKLGAESYMKVSKNILLVFQPVDGKIVYQVMAGDSLWVISQLFGTSINAIKQLNNLTSDSIFIGQKLIIKNCTPFSSILEAKTVKTATLRSGAGFEFTALSYLQAETAINVIGKSGEWYKVVTPKGNGYLYHTTLSVIQDLADNTANSTYFSREIQTDTSKNFVTYSQYSVQKGDNLWSIAEKVGVPVNELAAANNMTSSSVIYLGQELMIPVYNIAVKSTPEPQYGEILDWFKEAQYLFSVGKTGKFIDVETGKSFMARRTMGASHSDTETVSALDTDIMKEIFGGSWNWNRRSFILEIEGRKFAVSVAGMPHAGVDGVPYLQNVSGRSDNWGYGPNYDRISGNGMNGHFDVYFLNGLRHKDNNLDPVHQLKVLIAGGLQ
- a CDS encoding N-acetylmuramoyl-L-alanine amidase: MIVLLRKNNVALIVLIFLLSIAVYSLNLKSDTISATNGPEGQRFIILDPGHGGEDPGAVSEYSGIKEKDINLSIAFKVKELLEKENYKILLTRSEDRLEYQGTTSETQMRKQDLNRRKKLMDEAGANLVVSIHLNKFPQTQYWGAQVFYPHNSPESQKLANYLQASIKEIADPNNKRVALVKGKANELPIIILRDLKTTTAIVECGFLSNPEEEKKLATKEYQDKLAESIADGIKKYFEKK
- a CDS encoding response regulator; protein product: MFKKKILIIDDTELMIKLITDILEGAGYEVVSASNGIEGIQKVREEKPDLVILDVIMPGMDGFETCKILRDDESNNLMPIIMLTAQDAEDDKLTGLELGADDYIIKPFNPRELISRVNNTLKRIDRNRWANPLTGLQGNIEIQTELNQRIAKKEPFSVIYADLDSFKAYNDVYGFASGDRAIKLTADIITDNVHLYGTPRDFIGHIGGDDFVIISVPDSADTICEGIIKDFDNKIIGLYSTEDRENGYIITANRQGQVIKYPIMSISIAVVSNVNRNIISHIQVAEIAAEVKKKAKTISGSVYIKDKRKQ